The genomic DNA CAATAAATGATTACCCTGGTACTCGGCGGCAACAAATCCGGAAAGTCCGATTTTGCCCTCGATCTGCTCGCCCAAGCCTCCGGTCCGACCCTGTTCGTGGCCACCGGAAAGGCTCGGGACATGGAGTTCCGCGAACAAATTCGCAAACACCGTAAAAGCCGGACTCCGTATATCGAAGTGGCGGAAGTCGCCGAGGACTTGCCTCATACGCTCCAAAAGGCTAAATTGACATTTCCGGCCGTGTTGGTGGACAGCCTTGATTATTGGCTGTTCTCCTGCAGGGAAGCCGGATGTGAGCCGGAAAAAGTTGAAGAATTCATAGCAGTTCTCAACAACTGGGGCTCCACGGATTTGATACTCGTCTCCTGTGAGACAGGGCTTGGACCGTTGCCTGCGGGCAGTCAGGTCCGGGCCTTCGTGCGGAGCCTCGGCGCGCTCAACCAAGCTGTCGCCGTTCAGGCCGACCAGGCGTTTCTGGTTGCGGCCGGGCTGCCGTTAACCCTGAAACAGGGATAATACGTGGCACTTTTTCGACAACTTGAAGAACAGGTCGACCAACTCCTCAGCCTGTTCAACAAGGAAGACAACTGGCTGATTCTCATCAATGCCGACCCGGATGCCCTGGGTTCGGCGCTGGCCTTGAAACGGATCATGACCCGCCGGGTCAACGCCGCGGCCATCGCGCAGATTAACGAGATCAAGCGGCCCGACAACCTGTCCATGATCCGGTACTGCCGCATCCCCACGCAGAAGCTCATCCCCAATCTCGCGGCCCAATACGACAAATTCGCCCTGGTGGACTCCCAGCCCCATCACAACCCGGAGTTCAAGCAGTTCGACTTTTCGGTGGTCATCGACCACCACCCCATTCAGCAGGACAACCTGGTCCAGGCCGAATTCGTGGACATCCGCCCCAAATACGGCGCGGTCTGCACCATGATGACCGAATACCTCTACAACATGAAAATCCGTCCGGCCAAGCTGCTGGCCACGGCCCTCATGTACGGCATCCGCTGCGACACCAAGACCTTTGAGCGCGAATTCATCGACGCGGACATGGCCGCCTTCAAGTACCTGAACAAATTCGCGGACTCCAAGCTGATGAACCGAATCAGCCGCAGTGAATTCCACCTGGACTGGATGCGCTATTTCTCCCGCGCCTTCTACAACCTGCGGCGCATCGGCCACGGGCTCTTCGCCCACTGCGGCAACGTGGACAACCCGGACATCCTGGTCATTGTCGCCGACTTCTTCACCCGCGTGCACAATGTCCCCTGGGTGGTGGTTTCAGGCACGGCCGAAGGCAAGCTCGTGTGCATCTTCCGCGGCGACGGACTGCGGCGCGACATGGGCACAATGGCCCAGAAGCTCATGAACGGCCTGGGTTCCGCCGGTGGACACCAGCAGGCCGCCAGGGCCGAGGTCGACCTGTCCGAACTGGAAGGCGTGGACCCGGAAATCTTCATGCTCAAACGGCTCGGCCACGGACGAAAATCCGCTATCCGCCGCATCTAACCCCTACCCCCTCATATCTATGTCGTTAAAAGAACGCCTCAATTTCGATAAGGACCCGGTTTACCTCATCGACGGAACAGCCTTGCTCTACCGGGCCTTTTACGCCCGCGCGGACCTGTCCCGATCGGACGGGTTCCCGACCAACGCCATCAACACGGTCATGCGCGTGCTCATGAACCTGCTCAAGAACGAAAATCCCGGGCACATCGTCTTTCTCATGGACGGCAAAGGCCCGACCTTCCGCAACGAGGCGTATCCCGAATACAAGGCCAACCGGCCGGCCATGCCCGAACCCCTGGCCGAACAGGTGGAGCCCGTGCGCCGGGGAGTGGAACTGCTCGGCATCAAGCTGCTGGTCACCAACGGCGTGGAGGCGGACGACTGCATCTGCTCTCTGGCCAACCGCTACAAGGCGGACCGGCCGATCATCATCCTGGCCTCCGACAAGGACATCAAGCAGTGCCTCGACGACCGGGTCGTCATGGTCAGCCAGATGGGCCGCAAGGAAACCATCCACACCCTGGACTCCTTCCGCGAGGCCGAGGGCATGGAACCGGCCACCTGGCCGGACTTCCAGGCCGTGATCGGCGACTCGGCGGACAACATCCCCGGCATCCCCAAGGTCGGCCCGGTGACGGCGCGCAAGATATTCGCCGCAACCGGCCCCACGCTTGAAGAGGTTCGCGACAATCTGGACAAGCTGCCGGAAAAGTTGCGGGCCAAGGTGGAACCCGAGCTGGACAATGTATTTCTCTACCGGGACCTGACGCGCATGAAAACCAACTGCTGCGAACAGGATATGGACGAGTTTCTCCTCCAGCCGCCGGACCTGGACGCCCTGAACGCCTATTTCGAGGAATACGAGCTGCGCGGGTTGCAGCGAATCCTGCCCAAGGACACGGGCAGCCGCGCAGGCCAGCCCCCGCTCGCCTCCACGCCCAAGCCCGTTTCCAAGGCAGCGCCCGCAGGAACGACCGAACAATATTCCTTGTTCGGCGGCGCGCCCGCCAACGAACCGCCCGCTGAACCGCTGGATGTGAACGTGGCGGAAACCGTTGACGGCCTGCCGGAGTTCGGCGGCGAAGACGTGGGGCTGACCTTTGAGGACGACGCCTTTTTCGTGGGTCTGAACGGACAGGAATACCGCTACACGGGGCCGGCCGAAGAGCTGATGCGCAAGATCGAACACGCCTCGGTCATTGCCACGCCGAGCGTACAGGACCTGCTTCGCGCGGACAAAGCCTGGGGCCACATCCTGTCGAGCCAATGGTTCGACCTGAGCCTGGCCGCCTATCTTCTCGACCCCGAGGCGCGCAATTACACCTGGGCGCGTCTCCGTCAGTCCATGTTCCAAGACGGCCGCCCGGAATTCGCGGAAGCGGTTCGCGGACTGCACCCGCAGTCCCAGGGACTGGCCGCGCTGGCCTACATGGCGGGCATCCGGGGCCAGGTGGAGGGCGCGCACCTGAACACGCTCATGCGTGAACTGGAACTGCCGCTCATCCCTGTGCTCACGGCCATGGAACGGGCAGGCATCTCCATCGACCCCAACGAGTTCAAGTCCTTCCTGGACGATGTGAACGGCCAGCTCGACGAATTGACCCGGACCATCATCAAACTGGCTGGCGAGGAATTCAATATCCGCTCAAGCCAACAGCTCGCCGTGGTCCTTTTCGACCGCCTCGGCATCAAGCCCGGGTCCAAGACGTCCACGGGTCTGCGCTCCACGGCCAACCAGGTGCTTGAAAAAATTCGAGACCAGCATCCCATCGTGGACGCGGTGCTCCAATTCCGTATGCTCGAAAAGCTGCGCTCCACCTACCTGGAGCCGCTTCCCAAGATGGTCGGCGCGGACGGACGGTTGCACACCCATTTCAACCAGCTTTCCACGGCCACCGGCAGGCTGTCGAGCTCCCAGCCAAACCTGCAGAACATCCCCATCCGGGGAGTGCACGGGCCGAGAATGCGCGCCTGCTTCAACGCGGCGGACGGCAACCTGCTGGCCGCGGCTGACTATTCCCAGATCGAACTGCGCGTCCTGGCCCATTTCTCCCAGGACCCGGCGCTCATCGACGCCTTCCGTCACGACGAGGACATCCACGCACGCACGGCCGCGCTCATCCATGACAAGGACATCAAGGATGTGACCTCCGATGAACGGCGCGGGGCCAAGACCATCAACTTCGGCCTGATCTACGGCATGGGCGTGCAGAAGCTCGCCCGCGAACTCCAGATCAAACAGACAGAGGCTCAGGAATTCACGGAGAAATACTTCGAGAAAATGGCGACCCTCAAGGCGTACTACGACACCATCGTCAAGGACGCCGAGACGCACGGCTTCGTGACGACCCTTGCCGGACGCCGCCGCCTCCTGCCCGAGTTGCACTCCCGCAACAACCAGCTTGCAGCCCAGGCCCGCCGTCAGGCCGTCAACACCATCATTCAGGGTTCCGCCGCGGACATCATCAAGATGGCCATGGTCCAGACCTACAAGGACAAGCGGCTCAAGGAACTTGAGGCCCGGCTGATCCTCCAGGTTCACGATGAGCTCATAATCGAGGTCCCGGCCGCGAACATCGATCCCGCCGGAGCGAGGTTGACAGAGATCATGCAAAACGTGACCAAGCTGGACGTGCCGCTCAAGGTCGACCTGGGCGTGGGAAAAAACTGGGCCGAAGCGCATTAACGACTTCCGGCCCCGGACACCCCGTCGACGTCCATAGACATTGACAAAAAAAGAGCCCCGCGTTGCGGGGCTTTCTCATTGTCCTGCCGGGCTATTTGGTGTGGCATTGGTTGCAACAATAATAACACCCGTCGACGTTGTCATAATACCTGCGGGCCTCCCTGAGCGCGTCATGACAATTCGAGAACTCTCCGAGGTAGATACAATTTTCCGACAACGGTTTGTACCGGCAAGAGATCGTGTGCACCTCATGTTCGCCGGTGGGTTGCGCATTTTTGTTGACGTAGTATCTCATTTTCTAGGCCTCCTTTAATGTTTGAATTGCTGCAATTTTTATCGTATATTAAATAAATGTTCAATATATTATTAAGTTGAATATAGATATGCCTATGCAAAAAAAGCCCCGCTAAACGGGGCTTTCCTTTTCTTTTCCGGCCCGACCTCGGGGCTACGGGATGTCCACGTACTTGGCGATGATGGCGTCGAGACGGCCCTCGGCGCGCATTTGGTTGATTATCTGGTTGAATTCCGGAAGCCGGTCGGCATAGGGGCTGTTGCGGTTGATAAGCAAATGGAAGGGCATTCCCTCCAGGGAGACGCCAGTTTCCACGATGCGGTTCGTCACTCCGCCCGCCTTGATCTGAGGCCATGCGGCCATGGGCCACTCGATGACGATGTCTCCCCGGTGATTGGCCAGCATGAGCCATACGTTTTTGAGTTGAGGAGATTCATAGGTTTTGATGCCCCGAGAGCGAATATGCTCGTCGCTCCAACCGTTGCCGTGATACGTGACGACCACAAGCCCCAAACGGAATATATCGTCGATGGAATGTATTCGACTGATCTCGGCCAACCTGGGGTTGTCCACGGTGGTGAAAACCCTGAGCTGTTTCACGTAGAACGGATCGGAATGCGTCACCGTATAGACCCGTCGTCCGGCAGTGGGCACGGTAATCATGGCGTCCGCCTCACCCAACTGGACCAGGACCTGGCATCGGCTCCACGGGTATTCCCGCCAATTGGCCCCGATCCCCATTCGACAGAGCGCCTCGTTGACGATCTCGAAGAAAAAGCCGGTCATGTACCCTTCCCCGGTTCTGGTGAAAAAAGGCCAGAAATCCGGATAGACCACACGCAATGGCTCGGAGGCCTGTGCAGATGTAAGACCAGTCAGGAGCAAAACAGCCAACACGACGCCTGCCAGCCGCCTTCCAACCCTACCGATCGTTGAACCCATGTCACAATTCTCCATACTGAAACGGTATCAGATTATTCTTTTCCGTCAACTCGACAGGATTATTTTCAGAAGCCCGAAGAAAAACAATAAAAGGCCGCCTCAGGGCGGCCTAATATTCACAGTCGTTGACGGACTATTCGATTATTCCTTCTTGTTGGCTATGCCTCCACGCCGCAAAAGCCCTCCCAGCCGGGAGCCGGCGCCCTGAACGGCGGTATAGAGCGAGGGAACCACCAGCACGCCGAGAAGCGTGGCCGCGATCATGCCGCCGAACACCGAGGTGCCCAGGGCGTGTCGACTGGACGACCCCGCCCCCGAAGCCCGGACCAGCGGTATGACGCCGAGGATGAAGGCGAACGAGGTCATGAGAATGGGCCTGAAACGCAGGGCCGCGGCTGCCTTGGCCGCTTCCATGAGGGACATGCCCGCATCATGCTTTTCCTTGGCGTATTCCACGATCATGATCGCGTTCTTGGCGGCCAGGCCGATGAGCATGACCAGCCCAACCTGGGCGTAAACGTTGTTGTCCAGTCCGCGCAACCACTGGGCCGACATGGCCCCGAAGATGCCGAGCGGTACGCAGAGGATGACCGCGAACGGCGTGGTCCAGCTCTCGTACTGAGCGGCCAGCACCAGAAACACCATGACGATGGCCAGGGCGAAGATCAGCCCTGTCTGGCCTCCTGCGTGCTTCTCCTGATAGGCGATGGCGGTCCAATCGAACCCGTACCCGTCGGGCAGGGTCTGCCGGGCCACCTCTTCCATGGCGGCCATGGATTGGCCCGAGCTGTACCCTGCCGGGGTGGCTGCGTTGATCTCCACCGTGCGGAACACGTTGTAACGCTGCACGTACTCCGGACCGGAGATGCGCTTGGCGCTGCTTAAAGTGGACAGCGGAACCATCTCCCCGCTGGCGGAGCGCATGTAGAACCTGTTGAGATCCTCAAGCCGGGTGCGGAACTGCGACTCGGCCTGGGCCATGACGCGGTAGGTGCGCCCGTACTTGTTGAAGTCGTTAATATAATAGCCGCCGAGGTAGGTCTGCAACGTCTTGAAGACGTCGGAGATCGGCACCCCGAGCTTCTTGACCTTGTCGCGGTCAATCTCGACAAAGTACTGCGGTACGCCGTCGCTGAAGGTGGTGAACAGGTTCGCCACCTCGGGCCGCTTGGACGCCTCGGCTATGTACTGCTTGGTCACGGCGGCCAGCTCGGACACCGAATTGCCGGAACGGTCCTGCAACTCGAACTGCAAACCGCCGGTGGACGAGAGGCCGGGGATGGGCGGCGGCGCAAAGGCCATGATGACCGCCTCCTGGATGGACCAGAACTCCTTTTGCGCCTTGCCCATGATGGACGCGAGCGACAGATCCGGCGATGTCCGATCCGCCCAGTCGTCCAGCACGACGAAGACCGCCGAGGTATAGGACGAATACGCGCCGGTCAGGAGGTTGAACCCGCCGAGCACGACATAGTCGTGCACGCCGGGGGCGTCCTTGAGGTACGTCTCGACCTTGCGCATAACCGCCTCGGACCGCTCCAGCGAAGCGCCCTCGGGCAGGGATGCGTTGATGATGAAGTACCCCTGGTCCTCGTCGGGCACAAAGCTTGACGGCAGGATGGCGAACAGCCCGCCGCACGCCCCGATAAGCACGGCCACCACAAGCACGCCCATGAAGGCGCGCCGGACCATGGAGGCCACGGCGGCGTTGTACTTGCGGGTGCACCAGTCGAAGACGGCGTTGAACTTGTCGAAAAACCAGCCGAGCGGGCCGCGAATGGGTTTGTAGGGCCGCAGGAGCAGGGCCGACAGGGCGGGAGACAG from Pseudodesulfovibrio thermohalotolerans includes the following:
- a CDS encoding DHH family phosphoesterase → MALFRQLEEQVDQLLSLFNKEDNWLILINADPDALGSALALKRIMTRRVNAAAIAQINEIKRPDNLSMIRYCRIPTQKLIPNLAAQYDKFALVDSQPHHNPEFKQFDFSVVIDHHPIQQDNLVQAEFVDIRPKYGAVCTMMTEYLYNMKIRPAKLLATALMYGIRCDTKTFEREFIDADMAAFKYLNKFADSKLMNRISRSEFHLDWMRYFSRAFYNLRRIGHGLFAHCGNVDNPDILVIVADFFTRVHNVPWVVVSGTAEGKLVCIFRGDGLRRDMGTMAQKLMNGLGSAGGHQQAARAEVDLSELEGVDPEIFMLKRLGHGRKSAIRRI
- the polA gene encoding DNA polymerase I; the encoded protein is MSLKERLNFDKDPVYLIDGTALLYRAFYARADLSRSDGFPTNAINTVMRVLMNLLKNENPGHIVFLMDGKGPTFRNEAYPEYKANRPAMPEPLAEQVEPVRRGVELLGIKLLVTNGVEADDCICSLANRYKADRPIIILASDKDIKQCLDDRVVMVSQMGRKETIHTLDSFREAEGMEPATWPDFQAVIGDSADNIPGIPKVGPVTARKIFAATGPTLEEVRDNLDKLPEKLRAKVEPELDNVFLYRDLTRMKTNCCEQDMDEFLLQPPDLDALNAYFEEYELRGLQRILPKDTGSRAGQPPLASTPKPVSKAAPAGTTEQYSLFGGAPANEPPAEPLDVNVAETVDGLPEFGGEDVGLTFEDDAFFVGLNGQEYRYTGPAEELMRKIEHASVIATPSVQDLLRADKAWGHILSSQWFDLSLAAYLLDPEARNYTWARLRQSMFQDGRPEFAEAVRGLHPQSQGLAALAYMAGIRGQVEGAHLNTLMRELELPLIPVLTAMERAGISIDPNEFKSFLDDVNGQLDELTRTIIKLAGEEFNIRSSQQLAVVLFDRLGIKPGSKTSTGLRSTANQVLEKIRDQHPIVDAVLQFRMLEKLRSTYLEPLPKMVGADGRLHTHFNQLSTATGRLSSSQPNLQNIPIRGVHGPRMRACFNAADGNLLAAADYSQIELRVLAHFSQDPALIDAFRHDEDIHARTAALIHDKDIKDVTSDERRGAKTINFGLIYGMGVQKLARELQIKQTEAQEFTEKYFEKMATLKAYYDTIVKDAETHGFVTTLAGRRRLLPELHSRNNQLAAQARRQAVNTIIQGSAADIIKMAMVQTYKDKRLKELEARLILQVHDELIIEVPAANIDPAGARLTEIMQNVTKLDVPLKVDLGVGKNWAEAH
- a CDS encoding substrate-binding periplasmic protein codes for the protein MENCDMGSTIGRVGRRLAGVVLAVLLLTGLTSAQASEPLRVVYPDFWPFFTRTGEGYMTGFFFEIVNEALCRMGIGANWREYPWSRCQVLVQLGEADAMITVPTAGRRVYTVTHSDPFYVKQLRVFTTVDNPRLAEISRIHSIDDIFRLGLVVVTYHGNGWSDEHIRSRGIKTYESPQLKNVWLMLANHRGDIVIEWPMAAWPQIKAGGVTNRIVETGVSLEGMPFHLLINRNSPYADRLPEFNQIINQMRAEGRLDAIIAKYVDIP
- a CDS encoding bifunctional adenosylcobinamide kinase/adenosylcobinamide-phosphate guanylyltransferase, whose amino-acid sequence is MITLVLGGNKSGKSDFALDLLAQASGPTLFVATGKARDMEFREQIRKHRKSRTPYIEVAEVAEDLPHTLQKAKLTFPAVLVDSLDYWLFSCREAGCEPEKVEEFIAVLNNWGSTDLILVSCETGLGPLPAGSQVRAFVRSLGALNQAVAVQADQAFLVAAGLPLTLKQG
- a CDS encoding efflux RND transporter permease subunit codes for the protein MFVRFFIDRPIFASVVAIIILLVGVLSLFALPIAQYPQISPPSVSVRATYTGADAETVEQSVASPIEEQVNGAQDMMYMKSISANDGSMSLTVTFELGRDLELATVDVQNRVNLATPQLPQEVRNTGISVRKQSPEFVLIVSLTSDRPEYDTLFLNNYGKINIYDALRRIEGVGDVNMFGDLDYGMRLWLDPDKLTSYGLTVSDVINAVEEQNTQAPAGQIGMPPTPRDQQFQMTLRVKGRLADPGEFGNIILKAKADGSTVRIKDVARVELGAKNYFTFARLNNQPNASMLIYQLPGSNALEVSRQVRATMDELAHFFPEGVHYSIPYDTTRFVNSSIDEVMDTLYEALILVFLVVFVFLQNWRTTIIPMVCVPVSLIGTFALFPVLGFSINTLTLFGLVLAIGIVVDDAIVVVEATQRNIDEEGMSPKEATKKAMSEVTGPIIASTLVLIAVFIPVAFMGGITGQLYKQFALTLSVSVAISSVNALTLSPALSALLLRPYKPIRGPLGWFFDKFNAVFDWCTRKYNAAVASMVRRAFMGVLVVAVLIGACGGLFAILPSSFVPDEDQGYFIINASLPEGASLERSEAVMRKVETYLKDAPGVHDYVVLGGFNLLTGAYSSYTSAVFVVLDDWADRTSPDLSLASIMGKAQKEFWSIQEAVIMAFAPPPIPGLSSTGGLQFELQDRSGNSVSELAAVTKQYIAEASKRPEVANLFTTFSDGVPQYFVEIDRDKVKKLGVPISDVFKTLQTYLGGYYINDFNKYGRTYRVMAQAESQFRTRLEDLNRFYMRSASGEMVPLSTLSSAKRISGPEYVQRYNVFRTVEINAATPAGYSSGQSMAAMEEVARQTLPDGYGFDWTAIAYQEKHAGGQTGLIFALAIVMVFLVLAAQYESWTTPFAVILCVPLGIFGAMSAQWLRGLDNNVYAQVGLVMLIGLAAKNAIMIVEYAKEKHDAGMSLMEAAKAAAALRFRPILMTSFAFILGVIPLVRASGAGSSSRHALGTSVFGGMIAATLLGVLVVPSLYTAVQGAGSRLGGLLRRGGIANKKE